AAGCAGCGTATCTCTAAGAACAAACTTGGTTATTAGAAACACTGccaaatgtaaattattttcactttgtcaTTTGAAAGGCTAGGAATATATTTCATAGGAACGGGGAGACGACCGAGCGTAACTGCAGTGTGATCACACGGGCTTGAGACAGTTAACAGATGAAGCTGCCGACCAAAGTCTCCGGGCATATTAACTCTTTGAAAGGAGCTTGAGTTACGAGAAGACGTTTTATGAGGTTAATAACATTCCAAGAGTTTTGATGTTTTTTAATGCAAAacactttattttgtctttcagcACAGCATTTCTAAGTCATGTTTTCTATGGAGTTGTGATGCATTTTTAGGGAGCTACCTATAGCTGTTAAAAATTAAACTGACCACTAAAGGAGGGGTCTGACTTTGAACACTGTGTAGGTTACTTCAAAATGCAAGGGCACACGGTTCTTCAggagaaaggcagacattttAGACGTGTCAGGTACAGAACAGATGGTGGCACTGAACACACAGATGACATACTGCTGACTAAGTTATGTGGGGGACTAAGTTACAACAGTTCTAGGAGGTCGGTCGCCTACAGGCAGCCATACGACGCTAAACCTCCGGGGCCTAAACACCTCCATTCCAGGCCCAGGATTTCATCAGTGCCGCCTCTGCTCCCGTaatgggaacacacacacatacacacatagggGTCACTGTCAAAATCAGACTTGTATTAATGGCTTCACAGTAGCAACACAAAAGGTACTCCATGTCACATTTCCATAGGAAAGGTTATATTTACACTATACACTTCAGTCTCAAAGTGTGGACCCAGGAAGCATTCCGTTCTCTAACGATCCATCCACGTGCTGAGGGCCATGCACCCCCTCGCCGGGCTCAGCAGAGCAGAAGCCCCTCGGTGGCGGCCAGGCGCTGGCGGTGGACCTGGTCCTGCTGCAGCTCCTCGTGGTTTGGGTGCCAGAGCTTCGTGATGATCCTCTCGATGTTGAGAGCGTACACAGTATGCGTGGGGATGGCTTCCCTGTGCACCTGGGAGGGAAACGAGCAGGGCTCGTTACACTGCAGGTACTGGCTTTTCCAGCATACAAACCTGTAAACGTGAAACCAGAACCTAACGAATCCCAAACCAGCCGAGGAGAAACTAGGCAATAACAAGGTTCCAAAACAGGAATAAGAAAACAAGGGggtgtttttccttctctggctTTCGTTGGGGAGGTGGGCAAATTAGGAGGGACCCCTAGGCCCAGGATTTGAAAAATGAGGCTTTGATGAGTGACGTTAATAGCAGACAAcagaaactgagacacataaaGCCAGGAAGTGGGAAAGCTACTCCCTCATCTCTGTCGACCTGAAGAAACCTGGGGCCTAGCTGTCAATCTAGGTAAACCTTGCAGAGCCCAGAGTTACCTGCAAAGCTTCAAACAGGTCGTACATGTTCACTGGCGGCAAAGACGCCGGGAGGGTGTCCCCAGAGCAGGCCAGCAGGAGCGCAGCCTGCTGCTCCGCGTCGTCGGGCGGTGGGTGGCAAGCTGGGTTCTGGCCAGCACAGGGACCAGAAAAGGCTGGAGGGCTGAAAACAGAGTATTTTAGAAACACTCCTGGCAACGAAGGAGGAGACAACTGGACGGCTAGAGGAGGGACGGGAGCTAGAGAACAAGAATCCTCATCTTACGAGAGAGATCTGAAAATGAAGTAGAAACCCAGTGATTTTCAGCGAGTGCGCACACAAATTTGTCATTTAACGTTTTAAAGGCAGCCCCTCTGCCTGGCGGGAAACAAAATGTACAGCAGCTACATTTACCCTCTTCCCTCCACAAAGTTCCATACTTAACTACGCTCGGCTCGGGAGACTGAGCCAGAATTGCTTCCTGCCCTGAAAGACCTTCTAGTTGGAAACAATAACAGACCTcaatgaaagaaagaggaaatggaagacaACTGACTTGGAGAGGAAGGCAGATGGTACTGAGGACGACGGGATCAGAAATAACAAGCCAGAAAAGACCCGGCACAGAGGAAGCCACAGGCGGAAATGGAGGGTGGGGAAAATGAATCCAGATCTTGCCAATGGCCCAAAATAGGACCCAGATATACTAACCGCTGGGAGGTGAGGCATAATTTTCCTATCAACAGAGGGGGAGAACCTGTACAGCTGGGAAGAGCACGAGGCAGGTGATGCAACCGAGAGGAGGAGACTCGGAGCAAAGGGCAAGGGGGGCCCCAGTGTGGGTTTCAGCCGCGACAGAGGCAGCCTGTTCCGGGAAGGAGGTGCGATCCGAGGCAGGAGCCCTCACGCCCGgctcaggagggagggaggccagcGGCCACCACTCCAAGCAGCCACTTTGTGGAGTCTGATTTCCTCTACAGAAGAATCCCTTACAAGTAATTCCGAACAGATATGTCTGCCTGAGATGGAGAAGTGGATGTAAACGGAGCCCAGTTTGTGGAGGCTTCACCGTGGGCCCTGGGGGCGTGGGCCCtcagaggcagggcagggctcgGGGCGCTGCGGGGAGCCTCGGGGCGGGGCCACACCACTTCTCAGACTGACCCGTGTCCTGTCCCATCACAGCGCCTCCGCCCCTCCCTGACATTTCTGTACCCCCACCCCGCCTGCCTGCTCCCCAATCACACTCTCTTCTCTGAACTGCGTCTCCCTGtcatctttttatctcttctccCTAAATAACCAGATACACGAAGTCCAGCACTCAGGGAAATGCGGTCACTTCAGTTACCACGAGGAAAAGTATAGTATCCCCCGCTCCAAAAGCTTAAAATTCGGACCAAAAATTTTTTGGTGGGTGGGGGTAGAAAGGGAGGCGGAGGGGTAGAACAGACGACCCACGGGTCATCCAGGTCACCTCACAGACGGTCCTGGGAGCCCTCAGTGGAATTCGGACAGGGGTCCCAGCTCGGCACAGCAGGGAGCCACGCGTGATCTGATGACACCCGGCACAGGCCACCGTGTCGAGCTACAGCGGCAGGAGCCAGGTGAGGGCTTGGAGAAACCCCTACCACTCCCCCCTCCACCAAGGAACCCTGCCTTGACCCAAGAACCAGAGCCCACACTTCCGAGGAGAGCAGGCAGGGGCTGCCCCTCAGGAGCCCAAGGGCACTCGTCCTCAGAATGGGGGACATCACACTGAACACACATAGCAGCCAAACTGCACCTTCGCTTCTGGTACAGAGTTCGCTAGCTATCACGCACGAGTCCAgcacaataaaagaaaagttCTACCTTAGACTTACAGAAACGCAACAAGCAATCATTTCCCAATGATCTGTGACATCAGAGGGGCGTATCGCAGGGCAGAGGACGACACAGAACCATGAGCCACTTCTGTACCTTTCTATCAAGCTGTTGTAAGCCACGACGCTGTTCTTCAGGTACGGCTGTGGGGTCACGTTACTACCAAACGCATATTTAAAATGACCATCGCGTAACCGGTAAGCTTTCCTTCTCGACACAACTGATGCCAGTATATCTTTAAGGTGATTCTgtaaaaacaagagagagaaaaagaaaaaagcatgaacTCCTCTTTAAAAGCAAATCGTAAAATATCCATTGACCCAATACTTTTATTGGCGTTGGGTGGATGGAGACGCGGGACACACTAGCACGGCTGgaaccaaatgaatgaatgttcacTAACGAGCCACAGAGCCAGACCAGacggggcaggggaggggtgtaGGAATGAGGGACACGCGCTGTTTTTATTTAGCTCTATTTAAGCTGGGCTTGTTCTACATGAAAGTTATGAAAGAAGTTTGTGTATCTCTAAATGGTCTCCTCACTCCCAAAAATAACTTTCGGATACCTTTAAacaaaagcacagaaataaacacatttttaaaaagaaacttggtTTAAAACGGGACAAAAAGTTTCAAGATCTAGGATTTACTGGTTGTGTTGCCAAATCTACTGAAATCCTTGCACTAAAAGAACCATGGCTCTCTCAGAAGCCacataaacaacaaatatataggaaatgaaaaatgagatatttcacaTCTCTTCACCTTTATGAGAGCCAAGTAATAACGGGTGGAGGACGTCTGTGAAACAGAAGTAGGCCTAGCCTCCCGTTACTAGCAGGGTAGCAGGATCAGGGCTGGCGTTTCAATTATACCAGTAAGATCATCTCGTGTCACGACTTCACGGTACAATTTATAATCTCCACACACAGATTCATTTCATGTTTATAACATAAACTTTGAGGTACAGGTGAGGACACGGAGACCCAGCGAATTGAAAGATGACCCAAAGTCACCTGACAGTACCTGTGCACCATGAAGCCCAgtgtctattttgtcagataacTCAGTGAATACAATGAGTGCATGAATGAAAGTGTGGTGAGACAACCAGTGTTCAGACATCACGTGGAACACCCTTCGAACGCCCGCCCACAGCACAAACACGTGACTGGAATCTTCCGCATTCTCACCCTCATTGTTTCCCTTCAAAACTCTTCCCTCACTGACAAATTACGCATCAGATCAAGTGGAAGTGTCATGTCAAAGTAACCTTCCTGAAAGCTCCATATGTTAAGTGAAGGCAACCGTCGGCAATGGGATGTGTttctccccccaaaagaaaatgtcagtgaTGACAATTCTGCAATCAGAGTGACACTGTGGATCTTTTCCCACAGTACCAACTCTCAACCACACACGCACTCGTCACATGCAACCGGTGAAACTTCTTTCTGCCCCCAGCAAACCCACCTCCACGGCGTAGACCACGGCGGACACCGCCTCCTCGGTGACGTTGTCCAGACCGTGCTCGTACGCGGTCACTATCATCCTCCCTTCGAGCTGGCCCCGAGTGGGAAGCATCATGGTGTGGGAGCAAAGTTTCAAGTCATCGTCATCTTGGGGGTCCTTTGCCACAAACTGCTGGGCTCCCGAGAGGGGATTTTGAGGCTGGAATCTATGCTACGAGTAAGAAAACTTTTCAAAGTTATTCATTACAGTGGCGAGTAATAAGACACAAACAAAAGTAAGTGGATTGGCGCCTGAGAGCCCACAAATGAAGAACGCCACCAAAACCAGACCAcagggattaaaaagaaaaaaagcaactttgCGCACAAATAGTCACGGATTCACGTGCATTACATGGTATTAAAGAAGACGTGAATTAAGGGAAGTAATGGCAGTATGCATAGCAGTTTATTCTAATCAATTAGTACCTGGGTAACCACAGAATAGGTAGCTCTGTGCTAAACATAACAATTAGGGAGATGGAGAAACATCAAACTATTTTCAAACAAGTCGGAGCATGTTAAGTCTACGGGTAAGTAAGCAGgttctgaaaaatttaaatgtatactgAACGCTTTAATTAAAGCTCAGCTAAGCAACATAACAGATCTAACAAAAATACTCCAAGATAAGGCTGTGCAGTGTAACCATTTAGTTACTATTCTCTTCTCCTTACGATTCTCAATACAGAATCTTTCCAAGACGTAGTCATACcaattatttaaaactgtttttctcaACCTCTTTCCCCTCACAAAACGTCAGCCTCCCTCTGGGAGATCCCGATAGCCCAGTTATGTTCTCCAGAATCCGTGGGGATTCTGCTTAAGCCCAACACACAAGATTTGGGAGCGAACAAGGCTTGTCCCTGTTGGAAGTTTGTATTCTAACAGCAACACTTGTTTTTCCGTTTTCCAGGTAAAAAACTGCATTTTGTACCGAATATGCCTGTGGAAGCCAAGTGTGCCCCTCTGGAGATACTATAGCCTCCAGATTGAAAATCATTGACATAAAACACAGAGCAAAAGTAGAAATGTTTGCTGATGTCAATCAATAAAGCTATCAAGACCCAGTCAAAATCTATAAAAGGGATACTTTGGGGACACTTTGTTCCCTAAATAGAAACTGGAAAAGCCAAGTTACTCTCATGTTTACAAACTTTACAGCCAAATGCCTGCCTGACTTCTCTGACCCCGGGAAGGCTCGGGGCCTTGCTGGCCACCAGCAGGACCCTGCCAGCGGCCTGCAGAAGTCAATCCGAGAAACACCATTCCTTCCGGAAAAACATTTAGGAGGAGAAAGGACCCAGACACAGTTCCTGAATCACTGAAAAATCATCAGGTGCTAATGGTAACAAATTACTATTTATGCAGTAACAAACTAGAATTATACAAATTCAGGCACCTGGACTGACAAGTCTTTGAAACCTTCACCAACTTCACAAACGGTTAACACCTTTTCTCCCTAAAGgatgtccccctcccccctttttaccAACTCTACTACCAGTATtttaatactcatttaaaaaCTTAAGCCAATTCTATCACGCCTGTACTTAACTCAGTCATTACCAAGGTCTACTGAAGCACAACCTACATCAAATTTCTGACGAACAGAAGAaagctttttctttccctttggtttTCCTGGTTTGGCTGCAGACCCCCCGGTCCAGGGCAAAGATCCAGCACCCTctaggagacagaaaaacaaccataagagaaaataatgacaacCGATAACTGCTAAGCCTGATTTCATTTGGGGCTAACAAAGTATGGAACGGtctagtaatgaaaataaattataaatacttaaatCCAGACCTTCTCTTTCTACTTCTCTAAACTCTCCACACAAAATCCTAAGTTCTctcaaatcacattttttttcttgttgtgacCAAAACTA
This DNA window, taken from Rhinolophus ferrumequinum isolate MPI-CBG mRhiFer1 chromosome 22, mRhiFer1_v1.p, whole genome shotgun sequence, encodes the following:
- the TADA1 gene encoding transcriptional adapter 1 translates to MATFVSELEAAKKNLSEALGDNVKQYWANLKLWFKQKISKEEFDLEAHRLLTQDNVHSHNDFLLAILTRCQILVSTPEGAGSLPWTGGSAAKPGKPKGKKKLSSVRQKFDHRFQPQNPLSGAQQFVAKDPQDDDDLKLCSHTMMLPTRGQLEGRMIVTAYEHGLDNVTEEAVSAVVYAVENHLKDILASVVSRRKAYRLRDGHFKYAFGSNVTPQPYLKNSVVAYNSLIESPPAFSGPCAGQNPACHPPPDDAEQQAALLLACSGDTLPASLPPVNMYDLFEALQVHREAIPTHTVYALNIERIITKLWHPNHEELQQDQVHRQRLAATEGLLLC